Within Amycolatopsis sp. FDAARGOS 1241, the genomic segment AGGCGTCGAGTTTCTCCGCCCACGAGCCCGCGTTCCGCGCGGCTGTCAGGACGCCGGTGCCGCCGCCGGCGAATCGCACCAGGGCGGACACTCCGTCTTCCTGCCAGGGGTCGTCGCCGGCGGCGTGCGCGGACACGTCGACCGGTTCACCCGGGCAGAACCAGCGCAGCAGATCGACCATGTGGATGGCGTTCTCGAACGTCGCGCGGTACTCGCTGCCGCGCCGGTTCTTCTGCGCGACGCAGAATCCCGCGCCCGCATCGCCGAACTGCTCGCGGGCGGCGACGTAGGTCGGGGCGAACCGACGGTTGAACCCGACCATCAGCACCCGGCCGCGCTCGTCGGCGATGTCCGCAAGCCGCTCCGCGTCGGACGTCGCGGTCGCGAGGGGTTTCTCGCAGAAGACGTCGACGTTCGCCTCCAGTGCACAGCGCACGCCTGCGACATGCTCTGATCTGGGCGTCAGGACGAACATCGCATCCAGGTCGCGCTCGAGCGCGTGCTCAACCGTCGGCACCGCCGCGGCGAATCCCCAGCGACGCACGAGGTCGGATGGATCCTCGCGCCGGGACACCAGGACCTCGAGCACGACGTCGTCCCGCTCCGCCAGGGTGGGCAGCTGCGCGATGTGCGCGATGTTCCCGGCACCGACGACCCCGACCCGCAGCCGGCTCATCAGGACTCCCCCGCCGGTGCGAGCCCGGCTTCGGCGACGAGCGAACGCAGCGCG encodes:
- a CDS encoding Gfo/Idh/MocA family protein; the protein is MSRLRVGVVGAGNIAHIAQLPTLAERDDVVLEVLVSRREDPSDLVRRWGFAAAVPTVEHALERDLDAMFVLTPRSEHVAGVRCALEANVDVFCEKPLATATSDAERLADIADERGRVLMVGFNRRFAPTYVAAREQFGDAGAGFCVAQKNRRGSEYRATFENAIHMVDLLRWFCPGEPVDVSAHAAGDDPWQEDGVSALVRFAGGGTGVLTAARNAGSWAEKLDAYGAQRSAEVVAPDTVTLTRDGVSTVRSMSPEAFGWATATNTFGFAAAVHHFLDRVRDRGAPLTSGREAARTQALLDQILQAAGLPVQEQEGRAWSSHATR